A single Danio aesculapii chromosome 19, fDanAes4.1, whole genome shotgun sequence DNA region contains:
- the hoxa3a gene encoding homeobox protein Hox-A3a, with protein sequence MQKATYCDGSAIYSGFPYQSANGLGYDANQQQYLQAIHVESEYHRPACSLQSPGISAGLHKSNEISEVCQQINGTQAPVPDTSDNNQPPTAPSGPASPNSMNQNPSNDSAAKNPGHESPTPSTRKQIFPWMKESRQNTKQKSCSIISVESCAGDKSPPGSAASKRARTAYTSAQLVELEKEFHFNRYLCRPRRVEMANLLNLTERQIKIWFQNRRMKYKKDQKGLGMMPSPGAQSPHSPVSLSSGGGGGGGSAYLSSMHSLVNSVPYDSPSPASYNKPQSNTYSLPTSYPPLNNCPPSQKRYQGTGTATPEYDTHHLQGNNNYGTQVQGSPVYVSGGGGYSDSLVGMGASVFGLTHLPHPSQGNIDYNGAITMANSHQQGACDPNPCTFTDLTPHYSQGRIQEAPKLTHL encoded by the exons ATGCAAAAGGCAACCTACTGCGACGGCTCGGCAATTTACAGTGGCTTCCCCTATCAAAGCGCAAACGGTTTAGGTTATGATGCCAATCAGCAGCAATATCTCCAGGCCATTCATGTGGAAAGTGAGTACCATCGACCGGCCTGCTCTCTGCAGTCCCCTGGTATATCTGCAGGTCTGCACAAATCCAATGAAATTTCCGAGGTCTGCCAACAAATTAACGGGACACAAGCCCCAGTACCAGACACCTCCGACAACAACCAGCCCCCTACTGCCCCTTCTGGACCAGCGTCCCCCAATTCCATGAATCAAAATCCGAGCAATGATTCCGCCGCAAAGAATCCAGGACACGAATCACCAACACCATCCACAAGGAAACAAATTTTCCCTTGGATGAAGGAGTCCcgtcagaacacaaagcagaaaTCCTGTAGTATCATTTCAG TAGAGAGCTGCGCTGGAGACAAGAGTCCCCCTGGTTCGGCCGCCTCTAAGCGCGCTCGTACAGCATACACATCTGCTCAACTCGTGGAGTTGGAGAAAGAGTTCCATTTTAACCGTTACCTCTGCCGACCACGACGAGTGGAAATGGCAAATCTGCTTAACCTGACGGAAAGGCAGATTAAAATATGGTTCCAGAATCGCAGGATGAAGTACAAGAAAGACCAGAAGGGGCTTGGAATGATGCCCTCTCCTGGAGCACAGTCTCCTCACAGCCCAGTATCCTTGTCATCCGGGGGCGGAGGAGGGGGTGGGAGTGCATATTTAAGTTCAATGCATTCTTTGGTTAACAGCGTACCCTATGACTCACCCTCTCCAGCATCCTATAACAAACCTCAGTCTAATACGTACAGCCTTCCCACGTCATATCCTCCTCTAAACAACTGCCCGCCTTCCCAGAAGCGGTATCAGGGGACTGGTACAGCCACTCCAGAATACGACACGCATCATCTACAAGGCAACAACAATTACGGAACGCAAGTGCAGGGCAGCCCTGTCTATGTCAGTGGCGGTGGAGGTTACTCGGATTCTTTGGTGGGTATGGGGGCCTCGGTTTTTGGCCTGACGCATCTACCGCATCCATCTCAAGGCAATATAGACTACAATGGCGCTATTACCATGGCAAACAGCCATCAGCAAGGAGCGTGCGATCCAAACCCATGCACATTCACAGACCTAACACCACACTATTCTCAGGGAAGAATTCAGGAAGCGCCCAA